GCGGGTCTTCCGACATGTCTCGCGCATTGGAGGCGGCCTCCGCCGGACACGCCCAACCGGCAACGCCGCGCGAGGCCCTGGTCGAAGCGGTACGCGCTGCGGCGGCCCGCCAGGACAGCCTGAGCCCGCTGTTCGCCGACATTGCGGCGGTCGCCGAGGGCCGGGCATCCGCCGGGGCGACGACCTTGCCGGAGCCTGTCGCGCGCGCCCTGGCGCAGGTGCTTGGCTTCCGGCTGGCGGCCGAGGCCGCGGCCACGCCGGCCGGGCTGGCGCGTGCCGTCGCGGCCTCCGGGACTTTCCTTGAAGCCACACTCGCCACCGGCGCCGCTCCCGCTGCCGATCTGAAGGTCGCCCTGACCGTCTTGCGCGGCGCGCTCGGCGCCTGGATGCATGACCTCGGCCTGACCGGCCAACCCCAGGCCGCGCCGCGCAATCCGGACCATGAACGCCCGCCGTTGCGCGGCGCGCTGCCCCACGGCCAACCGCCGGCCGCGGCCAGCCTCGCGGCCGGTGCCACACCGGCCGAGACGGCAAGCCTGCTGATCGAACGCACCGAGGCGGCACTGGCCCGCATCACCTTGCTGCAGGCCGCCTCGGTGCCGGATGCCCGCGAGATCGGCCGCCCGGATGCGCCGGTCCTGACCTCGGTCGAAGTGCCGATCCGCATCGGCAACGAGACCGCCATGATGCAGTTGCAGATCGTCCGCGAGCGTGATCCGGAGGACGACGCGGCCACCCCGGCGACGCCGAGACCGACCGACTGGACGATGCGCTTTTCCATGGAGGCCGAGCCGCTCGGCCCGATCCATGCCGCGGTGCGCTGGCGCGACGGCCATGTCAGGGTTCAGCTGTGGGCCGAACGCGACGGCATCGCTGCCCGCCTCGACCAGGCCCGGAGCAGGCTCAGCGACGCCCTGGAGGCTTCGGCCTTCACCATCGACCAGTTGACGATTGTCGCCGGCAGGCCCGCCGATCCGCGCGCCGCGCCGCCGCCGGCAAGGCCGCCACGCCTGGACCGGCTGACATGACCGACGACGCCGAACAGCCGCGCCCGCCCATTGCCGTCGCCCTGCACTATGAACAGGGCCGGGACCACGCACCACGCGTCACCGCCACCGGCCGCGGCGCCGTCGCCGAGAAGATCATCGCGACGGCTCGCGAGCATGGCGTCGCGGTGGAAGGCAATGCGCTACTCGCCGAAGCCCTGTCCGGCGTCGAGCTCGACCAGGAGATCCCCGAAGACCTCTATCGCGCGGTTGCTGAAGTGATCGGTTTCGTGCTGCGCGCCGCCGGACGCCTGCGATGACCGCGCTGATACGACGCCGGAAGTCGACAATATTGAGGCTTGTGACAATTTGACGGTTGTTGCCGCTCGCCTGATGCGCGCTAATGCGCCAAGGTGAAAAAAACTGGAGGGAGGATTTCATGACAACGATTGCCGCCACGCCGAACCGGCCCTGGACGAAATTCTATCCTGTCGGCATCCGCGCCACCATTGACGAGGCGCCCTACCCCTCGCTCGCCGCCATGGTGCGGTCGATCGCCCGCACCTATGCAAGCCAGCCGGCCTTCTCGCTCTGCCTGTCGAACGGCATGGGCGGCAGCCTGACCTTCGCCGACATCGACCGCCTGTCGGATGCCTTCGCGCTCTATCTGCGCGAACAGCTGCAGCTCAAGCCCGGCGCCCGCGTGGCGCTGCAGACGCCGAACGCCCTGGCCTTCCCGATCGTCGCCTTCGGCGTGTTCAAGGCCGGCTGCGTGCTGGTCAACATCAACCCGCTCTATACCGCCGA
This portion of the Phreatobacter stygius genome encodes:
- a CDS encoding flagellar hook-length control protein FliK, which produces MSVEGITPVAATPAIDSAQIRALIDALGLKPGQSVEARVAAMISDGIARLVIGDGTLDVRTPQALPVGATLTMTVERQGQALRLLLAAVPGGTAPPASGLPAAPAAAALAGLPAGIPAALPGQAAANVVGALIDLVARESGGARFAGLVDGARATVAARGSSDMSRALEAASAGHAQPATPREALVEAVRAAAARQDSLSPLFADIAAVAEGRASAGATTLPEPVARALAQVLGFRLAAEAAATPAGLARAVAASGTFLEATLATGAAPAADLKVALTVLRGALGAWMHDLGLTGQPQAAPRNPDHERPPLRGALPHGQPPAAASLAAGATPAETASLLIERTEAALARITLLQAASVPDAREIGRPDAPVLTSVEVPIRIGNETAMMQLQIVRERDPEDDAATPATPRPTDWTMRFSMEAEPLGPIHAAVRWRDGHVRVQLWAERDGIAARLDQARSRLSDALEASAFTIDQLTIVAGRPADPRAAPPPARPPRLDRLT
- a CDS encoding EscU/YscU/HrcU family type III secretion system export apparatus switch protein, coding for MTDDAEQPRPPIAVALHYEQGRDHAPRVTATGRGAVAEKIIATAREHGVAVEGNALLAEALSGVELDQEIPEDLYRAVAEVIGFVLRAAGRLR